The DNA segment ACAGCGCTGGATGTTGAATACGTAGGCCGCGATAAAGCTCCGGTTGGTCGAGGTGGCCTTCTGGTAAAAAATCCTTTTGGTTTTGGAAATGTGTCAGTGGGCGGCTACGTGGATCTGGAGTATGGTGATTTTGAAAATACCAATTCTGCTTTTACTCAACATCGCTGGGTTATTAATATTGGCGCATTTCCGCACGAGCGTTTACGCTTTAACTCGGAACTTGAAATCGAATATGGCGGCCCTAACGTGCCCAATGCGGACGGAGAAGTTAAGGTGGAGCAAGCTTATGTGGATTATATGATCTCTAATCCGATCAATTTAAGGGCCGGCGCTATTTTAGTTCCGTTCGGCAGGTATAATCTTTATCATGATTCTGATCTGCAAAATTTGACCGATCGTCCGATCATGGCCAAAGATATTATTCCAACGACGTGGACCGAAGCCGGAGCGGGGATTTTTGGCCAATTTAATCCTGTCTTTGGAACGTATGAAGACCTGGATCTGAAATATGAACTTTACGTAGTAAATGGTTTGGATGCAGGATTTTCAGATACCGGATTAGGCGGCGGCCGCCCGGGTTTAAAGGCGGACAATAATGACGACAAATCGGTCGTCGGCCGTTTGGCCGTAAGTCCTTTTCTCAATCAAGAATTTGGTGTTAGCGGCTACTGGGGAGAATACAATACGACCAATGATGATATCGCTGGGGTTGGATTAGATGCGCTAACGACATTTGGGCCGTTTGAACTGATCAATGAGTATGCCTATTTCAGTGTGGAAGAATCTGATAATGTTGATGTGGCTAATTTCTTTCAAGGTGCCTACAGCCAATTGAACTATCATTTTTGGCCGAAATTCTTGGACCATTCATTCTTGGGACGAGGATTTCAAGATCCTAAGCTGACATTAGTCGGCCGTTATGATTGGGTTCTTATCGGGGATGATACCGATAGCTCATCTTCGGATAATAATGAAGAGACTCGTTGGACGATGGGCATTAATTATCGGCCCATTGATAATTTTGTATTTAAACTGGAATATCAATGGAATCAAACGACGGACGAGGCTTTGGAGCGCGGAGATAATAACGGGTTTCTTACTTCAGTGGCGATTGGATTCTAGTGGTTATCCCTCGGCAATTTAAAACGATCTCTTTTCAGGCTCTTTGTGTTCCGGCCATTGTTCTTGTGGTCGGGGCGCAGGGACTTGCCGCGGTCTATCTATCTATTGAGGAAGCGCAGCAAGCGATTTTCCCGGGAGAAACCTTTACCGTGGTTGAGCTTAATAAAAAACCGAAAATTTGGCGCGCGAGCCAAGGCGGGTTTTTCATCATCGATAAAGTGATCGGAAAACATGAATGGATCACCTATGCGTTAGGCATAAATCCGGACGGAAGCATTCGTCAAATTGAGATCATGGAATACAGGGAAGCGTATGGCTTTGAAGTCTGTCAGAAAAAATGGCGAAAACAATTTATCGGAAAAACAAACACAGCGGCTCTAAAACTTAATGCGGATATCAAAAACATTAGCGGAGCAACATTATCCTGCCGCCACG comes from the Candidatus Omnitrophota bacterium genome and includes:
- a CDS encoding FMN-binding protein, with translation MVLVVGAQGLAAVYLSIEEAQQAIFPGETFTVVELNKKPKIWRASQGGFFIIDKVIGKHEWITYALGINPDGSIRQIEIMEYREAYGFEVCQKKWRKQFIGKTNTAALKLNADIKNISGATLSCRHVTDGVKDLMELYETVLKK
- a CDS encoding porin, which encodes MKVLLRSVCVVLFLTIFLSWPVGAETIEDIKVMMDQMKTDYETRIKELEGKVEALGVQQKKDSAKISEVATKHEEQVAQIEQKIENTALDVEYVGRDKAPVGRGGLLVKNPFGFGNVSVGGYVDLEYGDFENTNSAFTQHRWVINIGAFPHERLRFNSELEIEYGGPNVPNADGEVKVEQAYVDYMISNPINLRAGAILVPFGRYNLYHDSDLQNLTDRPIMAKDIIPTTWTEAGAGIFGQFNPVFGTYEDLDLKYELYVVNGLDAGFSDTGLGGGRPGLKADNNDDKSVVGRLAVSPFLNQEFGVSGYWGEYNTTNDDIAGVGLDALTTFGPFELINEYAYFSVEESDNVDVANFFQGAYSQLNYHFWPKFLDHSFLGRGFQDPKLTLVGRYDWVLIGDDTDSSSSDNNEETRWTMGINYRPIDNFVFKLEYQWNQTTDEALERGDNNGFLTSVAIGF